A single window of Ananas comosus cultivar F153 linkage group 24, ASM154086v1, whole genome shotgun sequence DNA harbors:
- the LOC109728679 gene encoding LRR receptor-like serine/threonine-protein kinase FLS2 codes for MHRYLLVLTLCVLGYHQAIPTSACFETERKALLAFKAGVIDAGNRLSSWAGRDCCSWNGVACDDNTGHAVKLNLRNNYMDQDYMNSSLYELRGEIDPSLIVLHHLVHLDLSGNYFAGSTVPEFIRSFNNLTHLDLSFCEFSGRIPQQLGDLFNLRFLDLSWSSLFVGAPPPSLGNLSRLHTLVLEFAFLSNGPSVRDLSWLSRLSSLRYLAMSGVNLSGAADWLQHINKLKYIIELSLVTCSLSNIPYSLSHVNFTSLRILELGANGPFGVPVPAWLSNLTDLSYLDLNYCGFHGKIPDALGNLASLSNLLLGYNRLDGTVPESLRNLCNLRVVELNNLRIGGDVAQVVETSRCSWKSLEMLNLENNELRGNLSGWLEQLENVSAVYLSNNSLVGTIPFGIRNLSNLRSLDLSFNSLQGVVSEAHFANLSNLKAILLSSNSLVIDVDENWVPPFQLMVLMLGSCELGSRFPAWLRWQTQLDEVDLSNTSISGTVPEWFWNSSASMVDLSYNQLVGELPLSLQFSRLVLRSNRIEGPIPSSLPNHLYLLDLSENSLSGPLPLSLDIPSLNFLFLSSNMINGSIPSYMCDLEYLTILDLSKNSLSGKLPLCWQSSNLQILDLSMNNLSGEIPASIGSLSFLTSLHLNDNRFYGEIPTSLQHCTDLILLDLSRNRFSGQIPAWVGESLQDLVFVQLRSNMFSGNIPNVLARLPYLHVLDLAHNNLSGPVPRSFGNFSAIIPPLADYIRGGYTIGQDTDILFDFRDNLLLIMKGNEFQYSTILYLVKIIDLSGNNLSGQIPEEIAALHLLQSLNLSTNHLTGRIPEKIGDMHYLESLDLSLNELSGAIPQSLSDLTFLSHLNLSYNNLSGRIPTGSQLDRLNDPSIYTGNYYLCGPPIKHNCSKDDANPYTKRDDYNEAVWLYVGMVLGFIAGFWSVYVVLLFRRSWRIAYFQMIDKLFDNIYVMVVLSWKRLNRKTGGERPIS; via the coding sequence ATGCACCGTTACCTACTTGTTCTCACACTCTGTGTTTTAGGCTATCATCAAGCCATCCCAACAAGCGCATGCTTCGAGACCGAAAGGAAGGCGCTCCTCGCCTTCAAAGCCGGCGTTATCGACGCCGGCAACCGCTTGTCTTCATGGGCAGGTCGggactgctgcagttggaacggAGTAGCCTGCGACGACAACACCGGCCACGCCGTGAAGCTCAACCTTCGAAACAACTACATGGATCAAGACTACATGAACTCGTCGCTTTATGAGCTGCGCGGTGAGATCGATCCTTCCTTGATTGTTTTACATCATCTAGTTCACCTCGATCTTAGCGGGAACTATTTCGCCGGAAGCACCGTCCCGGAATTCATCCGTTCATTTAATAATCTGACGCATCTTGATCTCTCCTTTTGTGAATTTAGCGGCAGAATACCTCAGCAACTTGGAGATCTCTTTAATCTTCGCTTTCTCGATCTCTCCTGGTCGAGCTTATTCGTAGGTGCACCGCCTCCTTCACTGGGCAATCTCTCCCGTCTCCACACTCTTGTCTTAGAATTCGCTTTCCTTTCCAACGGCCCCAGCGTTCGTGACCTTTCGTGGCTCTCTCGTTTATCTTCTCTCAGATATCTCGCCATGAGCGGGGTGAATCTATCTGGTGCTGCGGATTGGTTGCAACACATTAACAAGCTGAAGTACATAATTGAGTTGTCTTTGGTGACCTGTAGTCTTAGTAACATCCCGTACTCTTTGTCTCATGTCAACTTTACATCCCTAAGGATCCTTGAACTTGGAGCAAATGGTCCCTTCGGTGTCCCCGTGCCTGCTTGGTTGTCGAACCTTACCGACCTTTCCTATCTAGATCTAAATTATTGTGGATTTCATGGAAAGATTCCCGACGCTCTCGGAAACTTGGCTTCTCTTAGCAACCTGCTTTTAGGATACAATCGTCTCGACGGTACCGTACCTGAATCGCTCCGAAACTTGTGTAATTTGCGAGTCGTTGAGTTGAACAATCTTCGCATCGGCGGAGATGTTGCACAAGTGGTAGAGACATCGCGCTGCTCATGGAAGAGCCTTGAGATGTTGAATTTGGAAAATAACGAGCTTCGAGGGAATTTATCCGGGTGGCTAGAGCAGTTGGAGAATGTGAGCGCTGTTTATCTGAGCAACAATTCACTTGTTGGAACCATTCCTTTTGGAATCCGGAACCTTTCGAATCTACGTTCGTTGGATCTTTCTTTTAACTCCTTGCAAGGTGTTGTATCCGAAGCTCATTTCGCCAACCTATCCAACTTGAAGGCGATTTTGCTCTCCTCCAATTCGTTGGTCATCGATGTCGACGAGAACTGGGTTCCTCCGTTTCAGCTCATGGTTCTTATGTTAGGCTCCTGTGAATTAGGATCCCGGTTTCCGGCATGGCTCCGATGGCAGACGCAGCTCGACGAGGTGGATTTATCGAACACGAGCATCTCAGGCACCGTGCCTGAGTGGTTCTGGAACTCGTCAGCAAGTATGGTAGATCTCTCGTATAATCAACTCGTAGGCGAATTGCCGTTATCTTTGCAATTCTCAAGGCTTGTTTTGCGGTCCAATCGAATCGAAGGTCCAATACCGTCATCTTTGCCGAATCACCTCTACTTATTAGACCTCTCTGAAAATTCTCTTTCAGGGCCACTTCCACTATCCTTAGATATTCcgtcattaaattttttatttctgtcGAGCAATATGATTAATGGAAGTATCCCATCATATATGTGTGACTTGGAATATCTGACGATCTTGGATCTGTCGAAGAACTCTTTATCGGGAAAACTACCTCTATGTTGGCAGAGCTCAAATCTCCAAATCTTGGATTTGTCGATGAATAACCTTTCCGGTGAAATTCCAGCTTCCATTGGCTCATTGAGCTTCCTTACATCGTTACATCTCAACGACAATCGCTTCTACGGAGAAATCCCTACATCTTTACAGCATTGCACGGATCTAATTTTGCTTGACCTGAGTAGAAACAGGTTCTCAGGACAGATCCCAGCTTGGGTAGGTGAGAGCCTGCAGGATCTAGTATTTGTACAGTTGCGATCAAATATGTTTTCCGGCAATATTCCTAATGTGTTGGCACGACTGCCATACCTCCATGTTCTAGATCTTGCGCATAACAATCTGTCGGGACCAGTACCGcgttcttttggcaattttagTGCTATAATCCCTCCACTCGCAGATTATATTCGAGGCGGATATACGATTGGCCAAGACACGGACATCCTTTTTGACTTTAGGGATAATTTACTTCTTATAATGAAAGGGAATGAATTTCAGTACTCGACCATCCTCTACCTTGTCAAGATTATCGACCTCTCAGGAAACAATCTAAGTGGACAAATCCCCGAAGAAATAGCAGCACTTCACCTACTGCAAAGTTTGAACTTATCGACGAACCATTTAACAGGACGGATACCGGAAAAAATAGGTGACATGCATTACTTGGAATCTCTTGACCTCTCACTAAATGAGCTTTCAGGCGCTATTCCGCAAAGCTTATCGGATTTGACCTTCTTGAGCCACTTGAATCTATCCTACAACAACTTATCAGGGCGTATTCCGACGGGGAGTCAATTGGACCGGCTCAACGATCCGTCAATCTATACAGGCAATTATTATCTTTGTGGACCTCCGATTAAACATAACTGTTCCAAAGATGACGCAAACCCTTATACTAAAAGAGACGACTATAATGAAGCTGTATGGTTATACGTTGGGATGGTTCTAGGATTTATCGCtggattttggagcgtgtatgTTGTTCTACTATTCCGAAGATCGTGGAGGATTGCTTATTTTCAAATGATTGATAAATTATTCGATAATATATACGTGATGGTCGTGTTAAGTTGGAAGAGATTGAACAGAAAAACTGGTGGAGAAAGACCTATTTCTTGA